A stretch of Brassica napus cultivar Da-Ae chromosome C6, Da-Ae, whole genome shotgun sequence DNA encodes these proteins:
- the LOC106387435 gene encoding gibberellin 20 oxidase 5, with the protein MNSSNVNFSLLQSQPNIPPEFFWPENDLTPSEGDLNLPIIDMSGFLNGDEAETQRAAKAVREACMTHGTFLVINHGFKSGLAEKALHISSLFFGLPKDEKLKAYRTPGNISGYTAGHSQRFSSNLPWNETLTVAFKKGPPQVVEDFLTSKLGDRRQEIGQVFQEFSEAMNHLNLELMELLGISMGLKDRTYFRRFFEDGNAIFRCNYYPPCKQPEKALGVGPHNDPTAITVLLQDDVVGLEVFASGKWQTVRPRPGALVVNVGDTFMALSNGNYKSCFHRAVVNMEKVRRSLVYFSCPREDKLIIPPPELVEGGETSRKYPDFTWHQLQRFTQSGFRVDNTTLEKFSSWIASDSSKN; encoded by the exons ATGAACTCTTCCAACGTTAACTTCTCTCTACTACAAAGCCAACCAAATATTCCCCCAGAATTCTTCTGGCCGGAAAACGATTTGACCCCTTCAGAAGGAGACCTCAACCTTCCAATCATCGACATGAGTGGATTCCTGAATGGGGACGAGGCCGAGACACAGCGTGCAGCTAAGGCTGTAAGAGAAGCGTGCATGACTCACGGTACCTTTTTAGTGATCAATCATGGCTTCAAGTCGGGCTTGGCCGAGAAAGCGCTTCATATATCGAGTTTGTTCTTTGGACTACCCAAAGATGAGAAACTAAAGGCTTACAGGACCCCTGGGAATATCTCTGGCTATACCGCAGGTCATAGCCAGAGATTCTCCTCCAATCTTCCATGGAATGAGACTTTGACTGTGGCCTTCAAAAAGGGTCCACCTCAAGTTGTTGAGGATTTTCTAACATCAAAGCTAGGTGATCGTCGTCAAGAGATCGG tcAAGTGTTTCAGGAATTCAGTGAGGCAATGAACCATTTGAATCTGGAGCTGATGGAGCTACTAGGAATAAGTATGGGTCTAAAAGACCGGACATATTTCCGGAGATTTTTTGAAGACGGAAACGCTATCTTTAGATGCAACTATTACCCGCCATGCAAACAGCCAGAAAAAGCTCTTGGTGTTGGCCCTCATAATGACCCGACAGCTATAACCGTTCTGCTCCAAGACGATGTTGTGGGTTTGGAAGTCTTTGCTAGTGGAAAGTGGCAGACCGTGCGCCCTCGTCCGGGTGCTCTTGTTGTCAATGTTGGAGACACCTTCATG GCATTGTCAAACGGAAACTACAAGAGCTGTTTCCATAGAGCAGTGGTTAACATGGAGAAAGTAAGAAGGTCACTGGTGTATTTTTCTTGTCCTAGAGAAGACAAGCTCATCATTCCTCCTCCTGAACTTGTGGAAGGCGGAGAAACTTCTAGAAAATACCCTGACTTCACATGGCATCAGCTCCAGAGATTTACCCAGTCTGGCTTTCGAGTCGACAACACCACTCTCGAAAAGTTTTCTTCTTGGATCGCCTCCGACTCCTCCAAAAATTAA